The sequence GTTAATGTGAAAATCTTAGATGATCACTAATATATGTATTTCATAAGAATTTGTTGACTCTAATATAGGAAGAAAGCTATTATTGCTAAATTGTATGCATATGGAATCTATTGAATAGAATCTAGTACATGGATAGAGCAAAAATGGATGGGTCTGAATTTGGAGGTGATTTTCTTGGTATGAGGTTTTTATATATAGTCTTTTAgttggaatttgagaaagataatGTGTTTAAGGGAGGGCCTTGGTTTATGTAGAAGGTGAATCTATAAGTCATAGTATAGTTTTTAATCTTTGACTCACACAACACATTGAAGAGATGTGCTTACTCAAAAATCTTAACATCAAATTATGATGTTGAGATTTCtaaatgatcatatctattaataaTTTCAAAATTATAAAGTTTGATGACAATCCTCATAATACCACAAAACAAATAAATCATGCCAACCCATGAACCAAACAAAATCACATTTCTAACATGAATTaggaagaaaaaattaaaattgatcatgataaatCAACTACAAAATATTCTTCTATTTATTGAAAGGCAAAGACCCCAAAAATGATACAAATTCAAAATGACTTATTGATCATTATGAACTCAAGTAAGATAACCCTCAAATAATAGATCATTAAATAAAAATGAGATTATTGAGATAAATATGATTCACATAGAAAATAAGTCATAACAATATAAAATGAGATAATCACATTGAATCTACATATATTCTAGCATCTCATTAAAACTCAACTCTAAGAGCTGAATATGTGGGTGAGTCACACCAAAATGAATCAAACAAGAAAATAATTCTATGTACTTTCAAATAacaatttctattaaatgaggtGACTCCTAAATATTAATCCTTCAATGTGATTAATGCATAACTTTGCAAACGTACCAAGATAAACATATTTTGTGTGCTCATCAAAGTATCACAATCCTTTGACTTCGACATCTCGTATGGTTAGTGTTCTACATTGTTTCTAATGTCAATTTCTATTATATTGACTCACAAATATTAATCTTTCATTGTCGCAAATACATAGGTATACAAGCATATGGAGATAAACACATTTTGTGTGCTCATTAAAGTATCACAATCTTTTGACTTCCACATCTCACATGGTCTACAACTGAAGATTCTAGTGAATTTTTCATTCTCAATACCCTAAACTAATATTCTGTACATGtagaaaaaaatcattaaaaaaaaaggaTATTAAGGTgcacaaaaataattttaaaatattcatataaacATTTTAATATAATAACTTCCTATATCTTTTCATTGTTGGACAAGGTAAGGGAGTTTGGTTTTATTCATTATGATAATTATAATATAGAAATCCAAATAAATATTGTAATTTTTAGATAATTGTTATGTAAGTAAGATAGGATTTGAATCTATCATATTTGTTTTATTTGTGTATATATCAACAAATCTATTTATAATTATACCATTTAATACTATAGATTATATgaaaaaatttagggtttcacaAAAAGATGAAATTTAGAATTTATGGGATGGCGGATGGCGGCCGAGGGTGATACCTGGTCTGCTAGGGCCTGCGTGCCCTAGCTTGACCTGCGTTTCCTCTGATCCCTTCGGCGTTGTTTTGCACATGGCCTGCTACTGGGTGGGCATTTGCTGGTTCTGGGCGTCTGATCCTCTTTGGCCGTGGGTTTTGGACGACAGCCTGCTTGTTTGTTTTTGCTGCGGTTTAGGAAGGGACCTGCGACATTGGGAGCTTGAGGGGCTTTTGCCCCATCTTTGCCTTGGTGCCTGCTATATCCAGGCTCGGGGTGAATGGGAGATCATGGTGTTGCTTCTCCCCGGCCTACCGATGGAGATTTGGAGATGGGTGAGCCGGCTTCGGGGGTGCATGCCTATAGTAGGGCTCTGAATGGTAACTCACAATCAGGGGAAGGAGAACCCTTGTCGAATGGGAAACTCTGACTTCATAAAATTAATGGATGTTTACAGAAAGCTGAGATCCGGCCAATTCTGGTCATTCAACTTGAACAGGTTTCGGAGGATGTCGAGTACTGGAGGAATCACGCTCTTATCTGCAAATTTCTGGGCCTCTGTCTTTCATTACCAGTGTTGGATTCTTGGGCCCGTCGGGTGTGGAACCCAGAAGGAGATATGGAAATTCTGTTAGCAGCCAATAATTACTTTTTGGTTATCTTCTCATGCATGTCGGATAGGAATAAAGTTTTTGAAGGTGGCCCTTATTTCTTTAACTAGGTGGGGCTATTCATCAAACCCTGGCACATGGGCTTTAACTCTGCTGAGGAAATCCCTTCTCGAGTTTCGGTGTGGGTTTGCTTGCCGAGGCTTCCTTTGGAATTCTAGAGGGAAGATATTCTACACTCAATCTCTATGCTTCTGGGAAAACCTGTGGGAtcagctacacagactcaagatcGTAAGGTAATTTCTTTTGCTCGTATCTatgtagaagttgatttgaataatccGTTGCCAGATTCTTTGGAGATTTGTATGGGCTCAGTTTCCTAGATCCAGCAGTTGGATTACGAGACCCTACCATTTAGATGCAGGATCTGCCATGAACATGGGCATCTATTTCGAAGATGTCCCAAGTATAAGATCCCCTCCTCAGATGCTTCAGTTCCCCCTAGGGAGGACAAGGGAAAGGCTATAGTATCTAATGGACCTATTGACAGTGAGGGTTTTACACAGGTTAAATCTCATAGCAAGGGCAAAGGTAGGAAGAGAACCTGGATGGATAGGTGGACTGACGGCACCTTTAACAGGTTTGAGGCTCTTGGAGACTTGGTTCAAGAGGAAGGTGTCCCAGTCGAGCTCTCTTCTGAGGATAAAAATCAGCAGGAGATTCAAGTAGGGGATATGCAGAGAGAGGATCAAAATCCATTTACAGGGGACCTACAAGCCGAGCAGTTGGATATTGAGATGCCCCCTCCTATTCAGGATACCGGGGATCTTCGTGGTTCACAGGGTTTGCAGGGCCCAGCCTTGGTGGCCACTGACCCCCTTAGGTCTAAGGGGACATCTGATTCTGGAAAGAGTAATAAGGCTTCTCTTGTTTTAGGCATTCATCAGAAACCCTTCAAAAAGGGGCCTTCAGATAAACTGTCAAAAAGTGGCAGGAAGACGGATCAGGAGAAAGTGAAGATAATGGGTGAAAATTTGGTTGAGTCTGGGTCTGTGAGACCCATTGACTCTCATTTCTCTCACCCCCAtaaatgattgtgctatcatggaatgtaagggggttgaacagcatccctagacaaaaggctgTTCGCAGATTAATTGAGTCTCAGTCACCTGATATGGTCTTTCTTCAGGAAACAAAGCTTTCATTGGATGGATTAGCTAAGTGTGCTGCTTATATTTGGCCCCAGGGCTCTTGGCAGGGGGTGGGTGCCTTGAATAGTTCAGGTGGGGTGGCTTGCTTCTGGGACCCAAGGAAAATCTCCCCTTTGTGGTGGATTTCCAGTCGGTCTTCCATGTCTTTGATTGCCACTagctttgggaatggagaaaggtGTTTCTTATCCAATATTTATGCTCCCATGGATTTTGCAGGTAAATCCCAGCTATGGGGCCATATTAGATTCATCCGATCCTTGGAACCTTATCTCCCATGGATTGTGGCAGGTGATTTTAATGCAGTCATTAGTTTGGAAGAAAAGAGGGGAGGGCTTGCTAGGCTAGACCAATCTTCAAACCTACTCAGAGATATGATTGGCTCATTGTTTCTCATTGATGTGAAACTGACTAATGGTGTCTTTACTTGGAATAATCGGAGATGTGGTGGTGAGGCTATCTcggaaaggcttgatagatttttggtttcatGCTATTGGATGGACAATAGGTGGATCACTAGTTCTGAAATTCTTGACTGGAGGGGATTGGATCATTGGCCTGTTAAGCTTTCCATCACGTCATACAGGGTCACCAAGAATCCCTCTTTCAAATTCCAATTGATGTGGCTCAAAGACTTGTCTTTACCTGATCTTATGGGGGATTGGTGGTATGAGGGGATGCCTGATCATGGTACGGCCATGTATACCTTCAGTAAAAGGCTTCAACATGTGAAGTACAGGCTTAAGAGATGGAATAAACAATGCTTTGGTTATCTACATGCTCAGAAGACTGCTGCTCAAACCAGGCTAGATACCATTACCCGCCAGATTCGGGACCATGGTTTGGATTCTGGGATGAGTGAAGCGGAGTCCCTGGCTCTTAAGGAGTTGGAAGAATGGGAGCTTCAGGAGGAGATTTTCTGGAAGCAGAaatctcgtattgattggcttcaggagggggataggaacactgcTTTTTTCCACAACTCTGTTAAGGCTCGTAGGCATGGGAACTCTCTTTCCTCTCTTGTCTTAACGGATGGAACTCAGATATTTTCTTGTGAAGATATTTCTAGGGAACCAGTCAACTActtctctgatctcttttctagGGAGGATCCTGGTACTGGGCCTGAGGAGCGAGTCATCTTGGACTGTATCCCTCACCTAGTCTCTGCTGATATGAATGGTGCCCTCTTAAGCCCTATCTTGCTTCCAGAATTGGAGAAAATTGTGTTCAATATGAAGAAAGGTAAGGCCCCTGGTCCAGATGGGTTCCCAATTgagttcttccaagaattctgggagATAGTAAAGTATGATCTCCTAGATGTGGTCCAGGAATCATACAGGAATAAACAGATGCTGAAGTCTTTGAATTCCACCTTCTTGGCTCTCATACCTAAGAAGGAAGGGGCTAATCGGTTGGATCAATTCAGGCCTATAGCATTATGTAACGTGGTCTACAAGATCATCACCAAATTGATTGCTGAGAGGCTCAAGTCATTCCTCGGTTCGTTGATCTCTGCTGAATAGGGTGGCTTTGTTGACGGAAGACAAATTTTagatggagttgtgatagcaacAGAGGCTGTCAACTCTATGGCCACTTCTAAGGAGAAAGCTATGttcattaaacttgacatggccaaggCTTATGATCGGGTGAGTTGGGAGTTCTTACAGAAAATTCTTTTGACTTTTGGGTTTGCAGTGGAATGGGTCGactgggttcttagttgtgtgacctCGACCTCcttctcagttcttattaatggaGAACCTTCTGAGCTATTTGGTGCCTCTCGGGGACTTCGGCAAGGAGACCCCCTATCTCCCTACTTATTCTTCATCATGGCAGAGGGTCTTGGCAGATTTTTAAAAGCTCAGGTGAGGCAGGGCTTTATCCAAGGTTGGAGTTGGAATAATACCCTTCCTTCGtattctcatcttcagtttgtggatgatactggaTTGATGGGCTTGGCTAGAATCAGTGAGGCAGTGAATATCAGGAGAGCTTTGGATACCTATTTGAAAGCctcaggtcagaaaattaatgatGATAAGTCCTCTATTTATTTCTTTAACACTCCTCGGCTCATTCAAAATAGGATTGCTAGAATTCTTAGGTTCCAAATTGGCTCCCTTCCTCTGATGTACCTTGGGGTCCCTTTGTCCTTGGGGGCTCAGTGGAAGGATTACTGGCAGGGGATTCTAGATAAACTCAAGAGTAAGGTTAGTCACTGGACTTGCAGATGGTTATCTTCTGCTGGGAGATTGGTTCTGCTTAAGACTATGGTGCAGTCTCTTCCCATATACAGGTGTTGTGTTCAGATTCCCCCTTCTAGTTTTGTGAGGGATTTTGATGCATTATCTCGGCAATTCCTTTGGTCTGGTAGTCTTCTATCCTCAAAGTGGAGCTTGGTCAAATGGGAGCATGTGTGCAGGCCGAAACAGGCAGGGGGTCTTGGGCTTCACTTGATGGCACTTGTTGTCATGGCTTTAGCTGCTAAACTGTATTGGCGATGGTGTAACAGTCAAGATCAAGAGTGGGCCAAGATTCTTACCCACAAGTACTTTCCTGGTGCTGAATGCTCTGAGGTTCCACGTCTTCCTTTGGTGggtaaaggctcttgtatttgggataCTCTTAAGAGGGGTGCCCAACTTGTCAAGGAGGGTCTCTTCTGGATTTGTAACAAAGGCTCGGATACTTTGTTTTGGCAGGACTCATGGGATGGTCATCCCCCCATTCTTTCTAGTTTTCCCCAGCTTCTCCCCCTCTCCCAAACTTTTATTAATGTTGGATGGACTAAGGTGGAGCATTTTAAGGCTATCAAGCATCTAGGGTCGGTTGAGATGACTTGTTGGAAGGACTCTCAGGAGTGGCCATTGGGTGGCACTAATGAGGACCGAGCCCTTCTATCTAGAGTTCTGGAGGATAGGTTTTGCAGCTCTCTTAGTGGGAGGGACAGCTTGGCATGGAGTCCAAGTCCTAAAGGCAAATTCATAGTGGCTCAAGGTTATTCAATTCTTGACAGGAACCTTCATGGTCTAGCTGATGTGCACTGGTGGAAGAAGGCTTGGAGCAGATTTTCGTGGCCCAAATGTAACTTCTTCTTATGGTTGTTGGCTCAGGAGAAATGCCTCACTTGGGAGAATCTACGCAAATGAGGTTTTCAGGGACCTTTTGTATGCACAATGAGGAGTGTGTCTCCCACTTGTTTTTCCTCTGCCCCTTTTCGAGAGAGATATGGCATCGATGGTGGGAGGCTTGGTGTCAGGGTTGTATTCATGCCACTTCTCTTATTGACTTCTGGGAAAGCTTGGGCAGACCTCCTGCGAAGACTTCTTTCTTACAGGCTGCTTGGTTAGTTGGTCCGATCTTCATCCTCTGGAACCTCTGGCTGGAAAGGAATCACAGAATCTTTTGTGGCTCCAAACTTGGAAGCTCCCAAGTGTGGAAGCTAATTCTTAATAGGCTCCAGGAGATGATTTATGCTAAGTGTGATATGTCTACCTATATAGATCCTGGGGATCAAGCTATTGTGAGGAATCTGAATCTGGGAGATAGCTGTAAGGGATGCAGTCTCAGGAAAAGACCGAGTCATGGTAAGCAGAGGGTGAGTCGAGATGGGAGGTGGTCCCCTCCCCCGATGGGAATCCTGAAGATCAATACGGATGGGTCTTCGCGGGGGAACCCTGGTCATGCTGGTATTGGGGCTATTGGTAGAAGTGATGATGGGGGTGCGGTCTTTCTCCTCTCTGTTTATAAGGGTCAACATTCTAATAATCTGATGGAGGCCCTGGCTATTAAGGTTGTTATTGAGCGGGGATGCTCATTAGGGTGGCGGAAGATTATCTGTGAGTCTGACTCTCAGAttgttgtggatatgttgaataacCAGAAATTGGAAGATGTTAGTTGGCAACTTGCCTCTTTGGCCAGACAAACTCTTAGTCTTTGTAGGTACTTGGACTCTGTCTCCTTTCATTATATCCCTCGCGAATGGAATAGAGTGGCAGATTGCCTGGCAAAGTGGGCCTCAGAGAATGTGGGTAGATGGGATATTAATAGTAGGGATGAGTTACCTTTTGAGTATTGTGAGATCATTGATCAGATGTTACTGGAGGACAAGAGTATGTAGTGTTTCTTTGGGCCTTCGGCCTGTGTTCTGTAACTTGgattgattgaataaatttttaccccacttttcaaaaaaaaaaaaaaaaaaaaaaatactatagaTTATATTTACttaaaagtaaaatattttaatcGATTTTAAATTAACTATGGCAGAAAAGGTATGCAACAATGCAAGAATATGTTTTCTTGATGGGATGAAATTTTTTGAAGGTATGAAACATGAATCTATGTGTTTTGCTTTAATCACTAGAATGGATAATGAGGGTAATGAAGAAGTTCTTGTAGAAATTTTAGGCTTGTTGGATGAGTTTCGGAAAATTGTGTTCGATAATGTACCTGAGGGTTTACCTCCTGTGATGAAGATCAGTCATCAGATTGACTTGATCCCTGGAGTCAGATTGTCGAATAAGACAGCTCACATAATGACTCCAgtagaaaatgaagagttgaacaGACAAATTCAGGAATTATTGACGAAAGGATTGATCCGAGAGATCTTgagtccatgtgcagtacctgcAGTACTAGCACCGAAGAAGAATGGGGAGTGGAGGATGTGTATGGACTCCAGGGCCATAAATAAGATAACAATCAAATACAGATTTCCCTTGCCAAGGATGGATGATCTGATGGATTTTTTGAGTGGAACTCGGTACTTTACAAAGATTGAcctaaagagtggatatcatcaaatctgggtaagagaaggagatgagtggaagactgccttCAAAACCAAAGAAGGCTTGTACGAATGgtttgtcatgccttttgggctaaccaatgcattGAGCACATTCATGTCgttcatgaatgaggtattgcaAGAATTTTTGGGAAAATTTTCTATTGTCTATCTaaatgatattctgatttttagcacAACATTGGATGAGCATTTAATGCATGTTCATAAATTTTTTGAGAAGTTAAGAGAGGAGAAGTTTTTGATAAATCTGAAGAAGTGTAGTTTTGTGAAGAGGTAGTCAGTGTATCTGGGGTTTGTTGTCTCAATAGAAGGTCTTAAGATGGACCCAAAGAAGGTAAAGGCTATTATGGACTGGCCTACCCTAAAAAACTGCTACTAAGGTGAGATCTTTCCATGGGTTGGCtagtttttataggaagttcattagaaaCTTCAATAGCATTTGTGCACCCCTGACTGAAACAATGTGGGGGGgtaggaaagaattcaagtggagtATGGGAGCGAAAAAGTGTtttgatttgttgaagaagaaGGTGACAAAGCAACCTATTTTAGCACTTCCAGATTTCAACAAGGTGTTTTAGGTAGATTGTGATGCCAGTGGTAGTGCCATAGGAGCTGTATTGAGCCAGGAAGGTAGGCCCATTGCATATttaagtgaaaaactaaatgatgcaaagaagaaatattttgtTTATGACCAGGAATTTTATGCAATAGTTTAGGCATTAAAGAAATGGAGATATTATTTGTTGCCAAAAGGGTTTGtattgtatactgatcatcaagcattacaGTACTTGAATAGCCAAGGAAAATTGAATCAGAGACATTTGAAATGGGTTCAGTTTCTGCAGAGTTATACTTTTGTCTTGAAGCACAAGAGTGGGAAGTCTAAGAGAGTTGTAGATGCCTTAAGCATGAGGCAGATCATGTTGACAAAGATGCAATTTGAGGTGGTTGGGTTCAAGGGACTCGAGATATTGTATCTTGAGGATCCTGATTTTGCAGAAGCTTGGAAAGgttgcaaggaacctattactttAGATAGGACAAGGTGGTTGGATTTTATAATCCAAGATGACATGTTGTTTAAGGGAAGCCAATTATGCATTCCAAGGAGCTCTATGAGAGAGAATCTGATTAAAGAAAAGCACAGTGGAGGAATGGTATGACATTTTGGTTGAGAAAAGACCATAGCCATCATTAGTGAACACTATTATTGGCCTCAGTTATCACGGGATGTAAAGAAATTGTATAGAGTTGTAGAGTATGTCAGGTGGCGAAAGGAGTGAGTCAATATACAGGGCTATATCAACCATTACTTGTACCTGAGAGGCCATGgtaggatataagtatggattttgttcttggtttaccaaggacagaaagagggaatgattcaatttttgtggttgttgataggttttcaaagatggcacatttcatcccATGCCAGAAGACCCATGATGTTGTCCACATAGCTGATTTGTCCTTCAGGGAGGTGGTAAGACTACATGGTTTACCAAAAAGTATTGTTTTAGATCATGATACCCAGtttgttggatacttttggaggacTTTGTGGAAGAAGTTGAAGATAGAATTAAAGTTCAGTTCTACACACCATCCACAGACCGATGGATAGACTAAAGTGGTGAATAGGAGTTTGGGTAA is a genomic window of Cryptomeria japonica chromosome 7, Sugi_1.0, whole genome shotgun sequence containing:
- the LOC131856461 gene encoding uncharacterized protein LOC131856461, which encodes MRFSGTFCMHNEECVSHLFFLCPFSREIWHRWWEAWCQGCIHATSLIDFWESLGRPPAKTSFLQAAWLVGPIFILWNLWLERNHRIFCGSKLGSSQVWKLILNRLQEMIYAKCDMSTYIDPGDQAIVRNLNLGDSCKGCSLRKRPSHGKQRVSRDGRWSPPPMGILKINTDGSSRGNPGHAGIGAIGRSDDGGAVFLLSVYKGQHSNNLMEALAIKVVIERGCSLGWRKIICESDSQIVVDMLNNQKLEDVSWQLASLARQTLSLCRYLDSVSFHYIPREWNRVADCLAKWASENVGRWDINSRDELPFEYCEIIDQMLLEDKSM